The nucleotide window TTCTAGTTATGTGTCCTTGATATCACCTTACCTATTTATAATTTTCATTTCtatgaaaaaaagataaaatataatataaaataatatttcttgTCCTTTTCTTTAATATCCAAAGTAATTTTCTCATAAAataattcttgaattcaaagtaaGATATCTTATTGAACTCGATCGAGAGCGTAAGATCAAAGAGCAAGTCATTTGCGAAAGACAGAGTGGTTTAGTTTTGTGATCGAATCACAAActgataaatattataataacaattaagaaaaataaaaaaatgatgaagTCATGACTGTCTGAGTAAAAACTAATCCAACATTTTGCATATACTGTCATCTTTGGGTCATAAGCGAATTAGATAGAGCATTAATGTGCTTGACAAAATGGATCCATTTAAGCAACATAATAACAACCAGCAACACAATTTAAGGTTGACTTCAGAAATTCAACATTCTTAAATGAAAATTCAACCTTTGTTTCTTGGAAAGAACACATTTTTCTCCTGAGATGTATGATTTTACAGCAGAAACATGATAGCTTTATTCTGTGGGACTGATAGGAGGAGTCTCTATGTTAGTAGTTCATAGTTCAAATCTGGAAAGTCAGACAAATGGTGCAGATGAGAAGCAGAGAATAGAATGGTCACCTTTCTTCAGAACCTTCCTCCAATTATAGGAAGATTTGCTACAGATATGCTATGTTCTTCTTCTCAAACAGCAACACCAAACCTAATGCCAGGCTGATGGAGCATTGGAGTGCTTGCTGTATAATTTTGAGTATCTGGTAAAAAATTTAAAGGAATCCTATGTCAGGATTCTTTCTGAAATTTTCTTCACAAATACAATCAATATTGACAATGATAAAGTGATTTCAATAGTTACTAAATCATGTTTGATAAGATAGATGGCAGTATCTGTTCTCATAAAATGGTATCAATAATCAGACTACAATGTTCCCTCATCCAGCTGATGTAGTTTCCATCTTCCCCTATAGAAGCCTGCCAAAGGAAAAAATAATTAGAATTGCTATTAGCTAATCTAAATCATCAATGCAGAAAGAGAAAGATGTAACTAAGACTATGTTTATCTGAATGATTATAAACTAATATAGAAGTCTCTAGTCATTACATTAGATTCAATATTAGAATTGACTACTAATCCCATGCTAAATACTACTACTACATTGCCATGCTGCAGGTCTTGCACAGTACTGCTAGAAGGCTATCCTTCTCCTCTCCTCTGCTACTTGAATGAGAAACTCACTTCTCCCTGCTGCCATGGGAGCTCTCTTCCAAGGAATTGCATGTTACCATCCTCTGCTCCTTACGACTTCGTTTTTCGACAAACACTGATCTCCTACCTTCCgtatcttctgctgctgctgctgtcctaATTATCTACAACCTCTAAGCACATATCAAGCCTGATCTACTGCTATCATGGGGTTGCCACATCAATTTTGCAGTTGACTGACATATTCTGCTTGATACTAGTGCTTCTCCGGACAGGTCTGAGGACTGTTGGGAACTCGAGATTGTCCTCGATCCATGGAGAATCCAGAAAATTACATGTCGAAGATGTTAGAATTGCTAGTCGATATTGGAGCATACTAAAAGGATTGCTGTTACCTTCTTCTTGTTTCACCATATAGTGTTCACCCTGTTCTTGCAAGCAGAGCATTACCGTAATGAGTCTTAGCAGGCATGTCCTGCACTTTTTCATCATCAGGTAATGTATTGGGCTAAATATCACAGAGAATCTCCATCCATGATCTTAATCTCAGTAGAGACACAATTCTCCATTGCGATTGCTGAAGTCATGACAGTGTGAAGTAGCTCATGTCGAAACCAAATTATTATTGTCTCTGAAAACCTGATTAGCTGATGTTCCAGCTAACCGGATTTAGCTTGTGCCAAATTATTAATTTCCCAGATTTATATGGTCGCATTTCCTTGTGCCACCCAACCAGATTAGCTGATGTTCCCAGCTGTTTCAAGATACAATTGAAGTTGCAAAAGCTCAAATCAACTTGCACAAGCAAGAACAGATAGCTAGCTGCTCAACAGAGAAAACCAAGTCAATTCCAGTCTAATTCTCCAACACCACAATATTTATACCTCCCATTGCAGTGAAACACCAGAATCAAAGGTTGTGCAACACAAGATGAATTCAGATCCTTGCACAATTGGCACTTACATTTGGGAAGCTCAAGCAATTTTGCCTTTTAATGGCCAACTTGGATCAAGATGCTTGATCAACAAATCAGAACAGCTACTCTGTCTTTCCTTGTGTGCTATACCCAGGAACATGTACTCCTTGTCCATAGGTTTTCATTTCTCTATCTTCAACTGAAACCAAAAGCAACTGGACTGTCGCTTCTCCATCTTTGGAACCAAAGAGAGTAGCAGATTGCTGGATTGTAACAGGTCCTACAAGAAAGCTGTTCCACCAAGGCCATGGTGCAGCAGATTATGAGCAATGCTATCTCTAGCCTGCACGGCGCTCATCGATTGGAGGCTGTTCTCCGGCACCATCTCGTCGTCCACCAGCTCAAACCGCAGCTCCGGGACCATCTCCTCCTTCCTCATCTCGCATATGTTGTGAAGTACGCAGCATGCCCCGAGGAACACCGGCAAGTCCTGCAGCTTCACTTCGGTCCTCTTCTGCAGGCATCCCCACCGTGCCTTCAGCTTGGTGAAGGCCTCTTTTGCCACCCGCTGCACCTCCCCGATCTTCTCGTTGAAGGAGTGGTGCGCCCATGTCAGGTTCTTCTGAGCGTACGGGACCAGCACCCAGTCCAGCAGAGGGTAGCTGGCGCCGCCCACAATCCACTGGTGGTTCAAGAAGCCACTGTTGGCGCGTTGGTACAATGCCGATTTCTCGAGCACCTGGTCGTCGGGCATCGACCCGGGCCAGCCGATGCAGATGTCGGTGAAAACGCCGTCGGGGTCGACGACACCTTGAATGGTGACGGTGTAGGAGGTCTTCTGGTTGCGTTCGGTGTGGCGGCGGTTGAAGTAGGCGGCGATGCCGATCTTGGGGGCGATAATGGGGATGTGAGTTGTGTACATGGCACCCACGACATTGGGGATGCCGGAGATGCCCTCGAAGCGCGCAGCTCCGGCGGCCGCATCGGATGGGCCGGGCCATAAGAGCGATCGCGGCATAAGCACGTTCCGGATGGCGGTGCAGACCTCGAGAATGAGCTTATGGCAGGTGGAGATACCAAGTCCGAAGCGCCGGGAGACAAGCCGGAGAGGCTCCCCGGTGGCGAGGCGCCACACGCACACGGCAACGCGCTGCCGGACGGGAATGGCAGAGCGGAGCGCCGTGTCCTCCTTGGCCACGGCGGAGCCGAGCTCTTCGCAGAGGAAGTCGAAAGTGGCGCGGGACATCCGGAAGGCGCGCCGGAATTCGTCGTCCGGGAGGTCCGGATGGTTGTACCGGTCCCACCAGTCGCGGGACCGGTCCTTGACCCAGAGCCGGCGTTGCCCGGGCTgcaacggcggcggcggcggcgcagcctgTGGCTCCTCCCCTGCGGCGTCATCGTCGGCGTGCGGGGGGGAAGAGGAGGCGAAGGGCTTCATGGCAACGAGCCGGCTGGGGGATAAGTCATCCGCTCGCGGGCGCTTCTTGACATTGGATTCCATGGCCAGGGGGAGAGCGGAATGGGGTTGAGGATCGGGGAGGATGGCGGTGGCGGGGTCGTGGAAAAAGGAGTAGTAATAGGAGAAGAGGTCGTCGTCGAACGAGGCGGCTGGGACAGGCGTAGGAGTCTGATAAGTGGTCATGAATGATCCCAGTGGCGGCGGGGGTTTCCTTCGTTCGTCTGCAACTCGAGCTCAAGAATTTTGATTTGGTGATGATGGGATATGGCGATGGGTCGAGCTGATTTATATGTTGCGGCGACGGAGAAGGTGGCTGGAAGGGGCGCGTGCACGCGGTTGGATCGAATG belongs to Musa acuminata AAA Group cultivar baxijiao chromosome BXJ3-5, Cavendish_Baxijiao_AAA, whole genome shotgun sequence and includes:
- the LOC135638877 gene encoding protein ALP1-like; protein product: MTTYQTPTPVPAASFDDDLFSYYYSFFHDPATAILPDPQPHSALPLAMESNVKKRPRADDLSPSRLVAMKPFASSSPPHADDDAAGEEPQAAPPPPPLQPGQRRLWVKDRSRDWWDRYNHPDLPDDEFRRAFRMSRATFDFLCEELGSAVAKEDTALRSAIPVRQRVAVCVWRLATGEPLRLVSRRFGLGISTCHKLILEVCTAIRNVLMPRSLLWPGPSDAAAGAARFEGISGIPNVVGAMYTTHIPIIAPKIGIAAYFNRRHTERNQKTSYTVTIQGVVDPDGVFTDICIGWPGSMPDDQVLEKSALYQRANSGFLNHQWIVGGASYPLLDWVLVPYAQKNLTWAHHSFNEKIGEVQRVAKEAFTKLKARWGCLQKRTEVKLQDLPVFLGACCVLHNICEMRKEEMVPELRFELVDDEMVPENSLQSMSAVQARDSIAHNLLHHGLGGTAFL